One window of the Janthinobacterium sp. PAMC25594 genome contains the following:
- a CDS encoding DUF1249 domain-containing protein translates to MDLYQKNYIKLLQLLPSLHEMNGPAKLIAFGHTDVHVDVIEHHKHRLVLRMSHYLQRLHGAAIPDPDMTIEVFPLAETVGALTYIDCFGSRKVFCPELMAFSPMAKAELNNFLDQWLTKMIAEGRSQPKSERRENAT, encoded by the coding sequence ATGGACCTCTACCAGAAAAATTACATCAAGTTGTTGCAACTTCTCCCCAGCCTGCATGAGATGAATGGGCCAGCCAAACTCATCGCGTTCGGTCACACCGATGTGCATGTGGACGTGATCGAACACCACAAGCATCGTTTGGTGCTCCGTATGAGCCACTACCTCCAGCGACTGCATGGTGCAGCGATACCTGACCCTGATATGACCATCGAAGTGTTTCCGCTGGCGGAGACCGTTGGCGCGCTGACGTACATTGATTGCTTCGGCTCTCGCAAAGTGTTTTGCCCAGAATTGATGGCCTTCAGCCCAATGGCAAAAGCAGAGCTGAACAATTTCCTTGATCAGTGGCTGACGAAGATGATTGCTGAAGGGCGAAGCCAGCCGAAATCTGAACGAAGGGAAAACGCTACGTAG
- a CDS encoding diacylglycerol kinase, translated as MKNQPFHMRMGFALQGLSAAFRMESSFRLQCLAALIVVIVLAWSKPAMIWWALLLLNCGLVLAAELFNTAFEHLIDHLHPGLHPNIKIAKDCAAAAVLILSMSAACIFVAFLLETLSR; from the coding sequence ATGAAAAACCAGCCTTTCCATATGCGCATGGGATTTGCCCTGCAAGGCTTGAGCGCCGCCTTCCGCATGGAATCGAGCTTCCGGCTGCAATGCCTTGCCGCCCTCATTGTCGTGATCGTGCTCGCCTGGAGCAAGCCGGCAATGATCTGGTGGGCACTGCTGCTACTCAACTGTGGCCTGGTGCTGGCAGCTGAACTGTTCAATACGGCGTTTGAACATTTGATTGATCACCTGCATCCTGGCCTGCACCCCAACATCAAGATCGCCAAGGACTGTGCAGCAGCGGCTGTGCTCATCCTCAGCATGAGTGCCGCCTGCATTTTTGTTGCTTTTTTGCTGGAAACGCTTTCCCGTTGA
- a CDS encoding DUF3892 domain-containing protein — MSKIKGNNDGPNGRNETYQIGSRKEVTRAEAVKEVKAGKHPDSHVVKINGSEYVRDNPDDSKKDNVNR, encoded by the coding sequence ATGTCAAAAATCAAAGGGAACAACGACGGCCCAAACGGCCGGAACGAGACCTATCAAATCGGTTCACGTAAAGAGGTCACCAGAGCAGAGGCTGTGAAGGAGGTGAAAGCAGGAAAGCACCCCGATAGTCATGTTGTCAAAATAAACGGTAGTGAATACGTCCGAGACAACCCAGATGATTCGAAAAAAGACAATGTAAACCGGTGA
- a CDS encoding GIY-YIG nuclease family protein, whose product MGKSIRIYLPNDTVAGIRHAEIANWTGQALACPRSLFSELREWPEVQRPGVYILFGVNDETGAEIAYIGEAEVLADRLHSHLSGKEFWSELVSFSSKDENLTKAHVRYLEARLVVMAGEANRYQLENNQTPALPALPRADRDAMEEFLAFAKTLLGVLGHRLLDPLVIRRNVIDPQNTALDKHTPTPAAKVLEPSSVFHLRVSGLHAKAVWTEEGMVVLEGSDAALKPASSLTGGAVALRQMMIASGVLESLNEKLIFRRDHMFKTPSQAAGIVTGYSINGRDNWKLDDGTTFKQYFESGLDLI is encoded by the coding sequence ATGGGAAAAAGCATAAGGATCTATCTTCCAAACGACACGGTAGCTGGCATTCGTCACGCCGAAATAGCAAACTGGACCGGGCAGGCTCTTGCATGTCCTCGCTCGCTTTTTAGCGAATTACGCGAGTGGCCCGAGGTCCAACGTCCCGGGGTTTATATTTTGTTCGGTGTGAATGACGAGACTGGGGCCGAAATCGCATATATCGGCGAAGCTGAAGTGCTCGCTGATCGCTTGCACAGCCACCTGTCAGGGAAAGAGTTTTGGTCGGAGCTGGTGAGTTTCAGCAGCAAAGACGAAAACCTTACGAAAGCTCATGTACGCTATTTGGAAGCGCGCCTGGTCGTGATGGCAGGTGAAGCAAACCGCTATCAGCTGGAGAATAATCAGACACCAGCGCTTCCAGCTTTACCAAGAGCTGATCGGGATGCGATGGAGGAGTTTTTGGCTTTTGCAAAGACGCTTCTTGGAGTCCTGGGGCATCGCCTGCTAGATCCCCTTGTCATCCGCAGAAACGTTATAGACCCACAAAACACTGCTCTGGATAAGCATACCCCTACGCCAGCAGCCAAGGTTCTTGAGCCGTCTTCCGTTTTTCATCTTAGGGTTAGCGGCCTACACGCCAAAGCTGTTTGGACGGAAGAGGGCATGGTCGTCTTGGAAGGCTCAGATGCGGCCCTGAAGCCAGCTTCGAGTCTAACCGGCGGGGCTGTCGCACTGAGACAGATGATGATTGCATCTGGAGTGCTGGAGAGCTTAAACGAGAAGTTGATCTTTAGACGCGACCATATGTTCAAGACTCCATCGCAAGCGGCGGGAATCGTCACCGGATACTCGATCAACGGACGAGACAACTGGAAGCTGGATGACGGCACGACCTTCAAGCAATATTTCGAAAGCGGCCTTGACCTTATCTAA